In Plasmodium gaboni strain SY75 chromosome 8, whole genome shotgun sequence, one DNA window encodes the following:
- a CDS encoding von Willebrand factor A domain-related protein, with translation MKNLRAIFCLGMISVCMFVGSYGRMNVVSHNSMKKVGEEGNDEKIISCVVEYVIKGDLSIDDGDFCDSNSICSNNPGLCDNGQVVVPGDYCSNYYDITLVVEESSFVQKDYWLKGTIPFLESMVINSNVSKDKAHMSIILFAGKQRVFVPFTDESSQDKNMLLEKINSIDEGIATSSDTLYVNALKYAIENVIFGDGTRKDAPKVAVLFYYGFDYGANKNMIPDVVQSYKEQNVKLIIVGIALGIRDNAYLLADCSIGDENCVNVVFKPWDFVIPAAADVDQKICDKNES, from the coding sequence ATGAAAAACTTAAGGGCAATATTCTGTTTGGGTATGATATCCGTTTGTATGTTTGTTGGTTCATATGGTAGAATGAACGTAGTATCTCATAACTCTATGAAAAAGGTTGGAGAAGAAGGTAATGACGAAAAGATTATATCATGTGTTGTGGAATATGTCATCAAGGGAGATTTAAGTATTGATGATGGTGATTTTTGTGATAGTAATTCGATTTGTTCAAATAATCCTGGTTTATGTGATAATGGACAAGTAGTTGTACCAGGAGATTATTGTagtaattattatgatataaCATTAGTTGTTGAAGAATCAAGTTTTGTTCAGAAAGATTATTGGTTAAAAGGAACTATACCATTTTTAGAATCTATGGTCATTAACTCGAATGTAAGTAAGGATAAGGCTCATATGTCAATTATCCTTTTTGCAGGTAAGCAAAGAGTATTTGTTCCATTTACTGATGAAAGTAGTCAAGACAAAAATATGTTACTTGAGAAAATTAATTCAATAGATGAAGGTATAGCGACAAGCTCTGATACTTTATATGTTAATGCTTTAAAGTATGCTATAGAAAATGTGATATTTGGAGATGGCACTCGAAAGGATGCTCCTAAAGTTGctgtattattttattatggATTTGATTATGGAGctaataaaaatatgatacCAGATGTTGTACAATCATATAAAGAACAAAATGTTAAACTAATAATTGTTGGTATAGCTTTAGGAATTAGAGATAATGCATATTTACTTGCTGACTGTTCTATTGGTGATGAAAATTGTGTAAATGTGGTATTTAAACCTTGGGATTTTGTTATACCTGCCGCAGCAGATGTAGatc
- a CDS encoding hypothetical protein (conserved Plasmodium protein, unknown function), giving the protein MIKSFINNGITIYSLTSGKLNPENSNNSIGKKNKNFQKDYTNNSVEILHDLEFPGKSDEIKISDDGRYFCISGMYPPQVGLYDTKELSIKHRRHFDEEVRTFEFLSSNYEKLVFLCKNRYIEFHNAAGKYHKMRIPKEGRNIMYNKESCNLYICGSFDNIYILNLQNGCYENMLKTKNEENNFVCKNPQLPIFCTGGTEGILEIWDERIKKDINFLNINNEYDELTSCCFSDNGLKIAIGSRKGLVKLYDIRHNKPLFIKDHCNDLSINKIEFLKINNNKYIYNNMDDNIFNNIDNTTSCNEFIASCDSNCIKIYSEKKSNLLSLQVINFNDEKKNNNSNKKMKLLNTEFININSFTFYKNSGLCFIPCDNKKIFIYFIPIIGIAPNWCNFLDNITEELEEKERYKKNDEIEHFSNELFDDYLFITSQQVDQLNINHLKGTKNLIPYLHGYYIPSKVYADIKSVIHETDFHTYKKNLIQKKLEEKQQMRIPQKSTLVNKEYVDKLLNKVQKKIDKKQKVLVDAQELLEDKRFSKLFYDPEYMVETVHLDE; this is encoded by the coding sequence atgataaaatcTTTTATAAACAATGGGATTACGATTTATTCGTTAACATCTGGTAAGTTGAATCCCGAGAATAGTAACAATTCGATTGGTAAAAAGAATAAGAATTTTCAAAAGGattatacaaataattcTGTAGAAATATTACATGATTTGGAATTTCCAGGTAAGAGtgatgaaataaaaataagtGATGATGGTAgatatttttgtataagTGGAATGTATCCACCACAGGTTGGTTTATATGACACTAAAGAATTGTCTATAAAGCATCGACGTCATTTTGATGAGGAGGTTCGAACATTTGAATTTTTGAGTAGTAATTATGAGAAGCTTGTATTTCTATGTAAAAATCGATATATAGAATTTCATAATGCAGCTGGTAAATATCATAAGATGCGTATTCCAAAGGAAGGACGCAATATTATGTATAACAAAGAAAGTtgtaatttatatatatgtggttcatttgataatatatatattttaaatttacAAAATGGTTGTTATGAGAATATgttaaaaacaaaaaatgaagaaaataattttgtttgTAAGAATCCACAACTTCCTATATTTTGTACAGGAGGAACAGAAGGAATTTTAGAAATATGGGATgaaagaataaaaaaagatataaattttttaaatataaataatgaatatgatGAATTAACATCTTGTTGTTTTTCTGATAATGGATTGAAAATAGCTATTGGATCAAGAAAAGGTCTtgtaaaattatatgatataagACATAATAAGcctttatttattaaagaTCATTGTAATGATTTAtctattaataaaatagaatttttaaaaattaataataataaatatatttataataatatggatgataatatattcaataaTATTGACAATACTACATCATGCAATGAATTTATTGCTTCTTGTGATTCTAattgtataaaaatatattccgaaaaaaaaagtaatttattatcattacaAGTTATCAATTttaatgatgaaaaaaaaaataataatagtaataaaaaaatgaaattattaaatactgaatttataaatataaattcatttacattttataaaaattcaggattatgttttataccttgtgataataaaaaaatatttatatattttataccTATAATTGGTATAGCTCCTAACTGGTGTAATTTCTTAGATAATATAACAGAAGAattagaagaaaaagaaagatataagaaaaatgatgaaattGAACATTTTTCAAATGAACTTTTTGatgattatttatttataacaaGCCAACAAGTTGATCAACTTAATATTAATCATCTTAAAGGtacaaaaaatttaattcCATATTTACATGGATATTATATACCTAGTAAGGTATATGCAGATATTAAAAGTGTCATACATGAAACTGATTTTcacacatataaaaaaaatctaATACAGAAAAAATTAGAAGAAAAACAACAAATGAGAATACCACAAAAAAGTACTTTAGttaataaagaatatgTAGATAAACTACTTAACAAAGTACAAAAGAAAATTGATAAGAAACAAAAAGTTCTAGTTGATGCACAGGAATTGTTGGAAGATAAAAGATTTAGTAAGTTATTTTATGACCCAGAGTATATGGTTGAAACGGTGCACCTGGATGAATAA
- a CDS encoding hypothetical protein (conserved Plasmodium protein, unknown function), whose product MDINLEERSYTSPLLHYIYNKDDKRNKISGSEMKNKSFIPYSIRLCNLPIKNAKDNSYMSNINSLNIINMLPLSLFSNYNSNNMTSTDILFLPKFSTFLFFTIPIFVMLPNLTLYTKHWFFYAPK is encoded by the coding sequence ATGGATATAAATTTAGAAGAGAGGTCATATACCTCGCCTTTGTTgcattatatatataataaggatgataaaagaaataaaatatctGGTAGTGAAATGAAGAATAAAAGTTTTATACCTTATAGTATAAGATTATGTAATTTACCAATAAAAAATGCAAAGGataattcatatatgtctaatataaattctttaaatataattaatatgttacctttatctttattttctaattataatagtaataatatgaCATCAACagatattttatttctacCAAAATTTTCAACCTTCCTATTTTTTACCATACCAATATTTGTGATGCTTCCTAATCTTACCTTATATACAAAGCACTGGTTTTTCTACGCCccaaaataa
- a CDS encoding putative sentrin-specific protease 2: protein MKNNNSKECQFKDIHNKKNSKYFDKKDIKQDHGANDLCEILSSDDNSDECNNKINDNFIIVELISYLCGNSRIISFYPSTNIKNSDQNKYLYHFYKKKKVKLYLCLNKKNDEIFIYQVQCKYTKKKEKKYDTDNDDNNINNNKTKSKDNPCVNNNVGHCSYIEQNNNERNEKIKIENNRERNIEKYVEDHVNKHIKKDEKKHIYNSYNYPQNNTTDEYLSSSSSKDIKINYNIENKKKKNIEHNYHNYDSKKIFITKLFDSINCTYDISNIEYTKLQTTDDKTLNSLKLILQQKINKTQNNIKTEQQACEHKSDINHNCNTCDQQINNFISNTNNTHTQHSLKNNSHKNYLTCSEKNYDKNVCKVEERKISSDNKTDDNEMKTLFFYFNEPANIYMNQFSHIDQNKEQNNVKQISGFLKDIRYQDIQKEHSKICKSNKYKSIIHKMKKEDLFSNFLEQYESDISICSNDLQFSDTEVVTNDRDIYIKEEKKKKKMNIVTRNNLKIKWILLNLNLKNDDEALIKKYVICKKEKIQKFKKSNYFSNEIYNNSFYNNKKENEKYVIKNNDSMTNEYVTYCEDKKVEYDKSYSNNTYSNKSYSEKSYSKESSSYISCTDDDQPYISNSHDKEKKHECYKKMKMSHNNNIKNKTQSEETHTNHTNHTNHANHTNHTNHTNHTNHTNHTNNTNLIFNLELYDNSKDKEELQKETNENIVYDKRNLKNTNQHDNNKMDLPTNNLSYCQIDNNTNKHSTFIYNDQMYISKDINEQVYNEEVNINMNRKNNNINNIYDHVDNANDDKSYPPMSDTSSLYSHIEEKNDVHVNYENEICIRDTLDMKNDRKRKIYNVQNYSDAQKEDKKVMYGKNDSNEDSVIYMNNDSNEDNNNEDDNNEGHNNEGNNNEGHNNEGYNNEGYNNEGHNNENYNNEDYNSDNYNSDNYNSDNYNNPYGDSKNNMYNPQLNNKQNDCVCISNTESQNEETISVKESESDKERNYVINKQNLNIDYVVTNKKISTNRNNSNNSNNRNNSNNNNNNKINLENNNSYNNNSCNKYSFKVNRHNNEKYPSKDKSNDKDLIINQTQINENTNKEYNPNKSTRHKNENTNVIHNINSCVTRYFLNHKVNTLYDIVKVIYYNYRNFKYSEKLKFYITTFLNFSKIEKAKLEFMEKEKKVDTEILKNYINQKICNQQNVWNLNNYIIDNDNIFRLNKSKYIDDSIIDFFNNYISSFILNINQNVNDTYIFNTFFYKKLELYDDVLKAYVNTTRWIKKLNKKIYEYKYVFIPVNIENTHWSLVLIYFPFNNDEHKNNDSSNLLSSSNIITQKINQNQMITSKIEEKQKQKKNSYYKNNNHSCIILDGGGGKKNPSDKKKSNEFSQKGTSNNSKDKQKETIKSKSKWYIKLRNRSYDSYFFNRYCINANKFNYDIRKDRFHILDNKNINNEMQKDIICNNRICSSDPDEYSFFYTQGNSWNQRKKKGSSINSNNNDHIDDSDNIDDSDNIDNSDNIDNSDNIDNSDNIDNSDNIDDSDTINDSDNSDNIDNSDNIDNSDNINYSDNINYSDNTYNSDKSHYSNNNMNHFNNKMNSSNNSFMPNEVKELKEEKSNTHNKVAYMIYLDSLFPSVKGNKILEKIKKYIEHIYHSDHMNINNKIDMKQNKTNHDIPQIIFKFIYPKVLPKQNNSYDCGIYIIQFILHLCLNKHLVERDLINPYKDKLNNNEHNHNKYMFTTSNKYSQHNHSNNYFYSRLRSNRPAPWFGQRDINIKRKQMKKMLLYMKDVINWKSPNHIEVLNLLFLMNDTNQIKKDKYIAS, encoded by the exons atgaaaaataataattccAAAGAATGTCAATTTAAAgatatacataataaaaaaaactCCAAATACTTCGATAAGAAAGATATTAAACAAGACCACGGCGCAAATGATTTATGTGAGATATTATCATCAGATGATAACAGTGACGAATgtaataacaaaataaacgataattttattattgtgGAACTGATTTCTTATTTATGTGGAAACTCAAgaattatttcattttatcCAAGTActaatataaaaaattctGATCAGAATAAATatctttatcatttttataaaaaaaaaaaagtaaaacTATATTTATGcttaaataaaaaaaacgatgaaatattcatatatcAAGTTCAGTGTAAATATACcaaaaaaaaggaaaaaaaatatgacACCGACAATGATgataacaatataaataataacaaaacaaaaagCAAAGACAATCCATgtgtaaataataatgtagGACATTGTTCCTATATCGAACAGAATAACAATGAAcgaaatgaaaaaataaaaatagaaaataatcGCGAAAGgaatatagaaaaatatgtGGAAGATCATGTAAacaaacatataaaaaaggatgaaaaaaaacatatttataattcttataattatcCACAAAATAATACAACCGATGAATATTTATCCTCATCGTCATCcaaagatataaaaataaactataatatagaaaacaaaaaaaaaaaaaacatagAACATAATTATCATAACTATGAttctaaaaaaatattcattacaaaattatttgataGTATTAATTGTACATATGATATCTCAAATATTGAATATACCAAATTACAAACAACAGATGATAAAACTTTAAATTCTTTGAAACTTATATTACAgcaaaaaattaataaaacacaaaataatataaaaacagAACAACAAGCATGTGAACACAAATCTGACATAAATCATAATTGTAATACTTGTGATCaacaaattaataattttatttcaaaCACAAATAATACACATACTCAACATTCtttgaaaaataattcCCATAAAAATTACCTGACTTGTtcagaaaaaaattatgacAAAAATGTATGTAAGGTTGAAGAGAGAAAAATTTCGAGCGATAATAAAACAGATGATAACGAAATGAAAAccttatttttttattttaatgagccagcaaatatatatatgaatcAGTTTTCTCACATTGACCAAA ataaagaacaaaataatgtaAAACAAATATCGGGATTTTTAAAAGACATAAGATACCAAGATATACAAAAGGAACACAGCAAAATATGTAAAAgtaacaaatataaatcaataattcataaaatgaaaaaggaagatttattttctaattttttgGAACAGTACGAAAGTGATATAAGTATATGTAGTAATGATCTTCAATTTAGCGATACAGAAGTTGTAACTAATGATCgagatatatatataaaagaggaaaaaaagaaaaaaaaaatgaatatagtcacaagaaataatttaaaaataaaatggattttattaaatttaaatttaaaaaatgatgacgaagcattaataaaaaaatatgtaatatgtaaaaaggaaaaaattcagaaatttaaaaaatcaaattatttttcaaatgaaatatataataattctttttataataataaaaaagaaaatgaaaaatatgtaataaaaaataatgattcTATGACAAATGAATATGTTACATATTGTGAAGATAAAAAGGTAGAATATGATAAATCATATAgtaataatacatattcaaataaatCTTATAGTGAAAAATCGTATTCTAAAGAATCTTCCAGTTATATATCTTGTACTGATGATGACCAACCATACATCTCCAATTCTCatgataaagaaaaaaagcacgaatgttataaaaaaatgaaaatgtcacataataataatataaaaaataaaacacAAAGTGAAGAAACACATACAAATCATACAAATCATACAAACCATGCAAATCATACAAACCATACAAATCATACAAATCATACAAATCATACAAATCATACAAATAATACAAatcttatttttaatttagaattatatgataattcAAAAGATAAAGAAGAATTACAAAAAGAGACTAATGAAAATATTGTGTATGACAAAAGAAATTTGAAGAATACAAACCAACAtgataataacaaaatgGATCTCCCtacaaataatttatcatattgtcaaattgataataatacaaataaacattcaacatttatttataatgatcaaatgtatatttcaaaagatataaatgagCAAGTGTATAATGAAGAGGTAAACATAAATATgaatagaaaaaataataatataaacaatatatatgatCATGTTGATAATGCAAATGATGATAAATCATATCCTCCTATGTCTGACACTTCTTCATTATATTCACatatagaagaaaaaaatgatgtTCATGTAAACtatgaaaatgaaatttGTATACGTGATACTTTAGATATGAAAAATGATAGaaagagaaaaatatataatgtgCAAAATTATTCGGACGCTCAAAAGGAAGACAAAAAGGTGATGTATGGAAAAAATGATAGCAATGAAGATTCggttatttatatgaacaatGATAGTAATGAGGATAACAATAATGAggatgataataatgagggtcataataatgagggtaataataatgagggtcataataatgagggttataataatgagggttataataatgagggtcataataatgagaattataataatgagGATTATAATAGTGACAATTATAATAGTGACAATTATAATAGTGacaattataataatcCTTATGGTGatagtaaaaataatatgtataacccccaattaaataataaacaaaatgatTGTGTGTGCATTTCCAATACAGAATCTCAAAATGAAGAAACCATAAGTGTAAAAGAAAGTGAGAGTGATAAGGAGAGAAattatgtaataaataaacaaaatttGAATATCGATTATGTTGTTActaataagaaaatatccactaatagaaataatagtaataatagtaataatagaaataatagtaataataataataataataaaattaatttggaaaataataattcttacaataataactcttgtaataaatattcattcAAAGTAAATCGtcataataatgaaaaatacCCATCAAAAGATAAAAGTAATGATAAAGATCTAATAATTAATCAGACCcaaataaatgaaaatacTAATAAAGAATACAATCCAAATAAATCGACAAGacataaaaatgaaaatacaaatgttatacataatataaactCTTGTGTAACAAGATATTTCCTTAATCATAAAGTTAATACTTTATATGACATTGTAAAAgttatttattataattatcgaaattttaaatatagcgaaaaattaaaattttatataacaacctttttaaatttttctAAAATCGAAAAAGCTAAATTAGAATTTAtggaaaaagaaaaaaaagtagATACAGAAATActtaaaaattatataaatcaaaaaatatgtaaCCAACAAAATGTTTGgaatttaaataattatattatagataatgataatatttttagaTTAAATAAATCGAAATATATTGATGATTCTATAATagatttttttaataattatatttcttcatttattcttaatatcaatcaaaatgtaaatgatacatatatttttaatacattcttttataaaaaattagaaTTATATGATGATGTTTTAAAAGCTTATGTTAACACTACTAGATGgattaaaaaattaaacaaaaaaatttatgaatacaaatatgtatttattccagtaaatattgaaaatacACATTGGTCTTTGgtacttatatattttccttttaatAATGACGAACATAAAAACAATGATAGTTCGAACCTTTTATCATCTTCCAATATTATCACTCAAAAAATAAACCAAAATCAAATGATAACTAGTAAGATTgaagaaaaacaaaaacaaaaaaaaaatagttACTATAAAAACAACAATCATAGTTGTATCATTTTAGATGGAGGAgggggaaaaaaaaatccatctgacaaaaaaaaatcaaatgAATTTTCACAGAAAGGTACTAGTAATAATTCTAAAGataaacaaaaagaaacaaTAAAATCAAAATCAAAGTGGTATATCAAGTTAAGGAATAGATCATATGATTCCTACTTTTTTAACAGATATTGTATAAATGCAAATAAATTTAACTATGATATAAGAAAAGATCGTTTCCATATTTTAgataataagaatattaataatgaaatgCAAAAAGATATTATCTGTAATAATCGCATATGTTCTAGTGACCCGGATGAATactcttttttttataccCAAGGAAATTCTTGGAAtcaaagaaaaaaaaaaggcTCTTCAattaatagtaataataatgatcaTATTGATGACAGTGATAATATTGATGACAGtgataatattgataatagtgataatattgataatagtgataatattgataatagtgataatattgataatagTGATAATATTGATGATAGTGATACTATTAATGATAGTGATAATAGTGATAACATTGATAATAGTGATAACATTGATAATAGTGATAACATTAATTACAGTGATAACATTAATTATAGTGATAACACTTATAATAGTGATAAGAGTCAttatagtaataataatatgaatcattttaataataagatGAATAGTTCAAATAATAGTTTTATGCCAAACGAAGTGaaagaattaaaagaagaaaaatcAAATACACATAACAAGGTAGCTTATATGATATATCTAGATTCTTTATTCCCATCTGTCAAaggaaataaaattttagaaaaaataaaaaaatatattgaacatatatatcattCAGATCATATGAacattaataataaaatagatATGAAACAAAATAAAACGAATCATGATATTCCacaaattatttttaaatttatatatcctAAAGTGCTTCctaaacaaaataatagtTATGATTGTGgcatatatattatacaatttattttacatttatGTTTGAATAAACATTTAGTAGAACGAGATTTGATTAACCCATATAAggataaattaaataataatgaacataatcataacaaatatatgttCACTACATCTAATAAATATTCTCAACATAACCATagtaataattatttttattcaaGGCTTAGATCCAATAGACCTGCCCCTTGGTTTGGTCAAAGGGACATAAACataaa GAGAAAGCAAATGAAGAAGATGCTCTTATATATGAAAGACGTTATAAATTGGAAATCTCCAAATCACATCGAAGTTTtgaatttattatttttaatgaaTGACACTAATCAAATTAAAAAGGACAAATATATAGCCAgttaa